A genomic segment from Poecilia reticulata strain Guanapo linkage group LG3, Guppy_female_1.0+MT, whole genome shotgun sequence encodes:
- the pigb gene encoding GPI mannosyltransferase 3 isoform X1, translating into MENLRSRLKLGSKAKDVKLRKRRSLLYSKEDGRLLNHGLLKVVVFTVVFRLVNCVLVQTSFVPDEYWQSLEVAHRMVFKYGYLTWEWKAGIRGFTFPLFFAFLYKILHLLNYDTVHLLIWLPRVFQALLAAFADVKFYLLIRTLETEDVSRWTVGKPHLCHVPLSRTHSFPNTTNIWNPFFCHLCSWFSWFCCTRTLTNTAETTLTCLALFYFPLSGSKTCSSKKYLSLVALAVLVRPTALVVWFPLLMWHFWQEENKLRLVTRRYIPIGILAVLISALIDCLFYEKWTLVQLNFIKFNILHGVADFYGSHPWHWYFSQGFAVVIGPHLPFFLHGCILAFRKYRILLATVLWTIVVYSFLPHKEFRFIYPVLPFCMIFCGISLAHLKAWQRPAAALLMVSNLVLALYTGLIHQRGTLDVMSHLQRLCEVSSDSARPQSDVFFLMPCHSTPFYSHVHCPLKMRILECPPDLGEDGYAEEAAQFYSNPLLWLRTAFPYKSSLPTHLVLFDVLEKEISTFLQANNFTRTAEIFHTHIPEGRVGGSIFIYERH; encoded by the exons ATGGAGAACCTGCGCTCTCGGCTGAAGCTGGGGAGCAAAGCAAAGGATGTGAAGCTGAGGAAACGGAGGTCCCTTCTTTACTCCAAGGAGGATGGGAGACTTTTAAACCACG GTCTGCTGAAGGTGGTTGTCTTCACTGTGGTGTTCAGGCTGGTTAACTGTGTCCTGGTTCAGACCAGCTTTGTCCCTGATGAGTACTGGCAGTCCCTGGAGGTGGCCCATCGGATGGTCTTTAA GTACGGGTATCTGACGTGGGAGTGGAAAGCAGGAATCAGAGGATTCACATTTCCATTGTTCTTTGCATTCCTGTACAAAATACTACACCTTCTAAACTACGACACAGTCCATCTCCTG ATTTGGCTTCCTCGAGTATTTCAAGCTCTCCTGGCTGCGTTCGCCGATGTGAAATTCTACCTGCTCATCCGAACATTGGAAACTGAGGATGTCTCAAGATGGACGGTAGGAAAACCTCATCTTTGTCACGTTCCTCTCTCCAGGACACATTCCTTTCCGAATACAACAAACATCTGGAACCCG TTCTTTTGCCACCTGTGCTCCTggttctcctggttctgctgcacCAGGACTCTGACGAACACCGCTGAGACCACCCTCACCTGTTTGGCTCTGTTTTACTTCCCACTATCGGGGTCCaaaacctgcagcag TAAAAAGTACTTGTCTCTGGTGGCCTTGGCTGTGCTTGTGCGCCCGACGGCCCTGGTTGTCTGGTTTCCTCTGCTGATGTGGCATTTCTGGCAGGAGGAGAACAAACTGAGACTCGTCACTCGCCGCTACATTCCCATAGG GATTTTGGCGGTTCTTATTTCAGCACTGATCGACTGTCTGTTCTATGAAAAG TGGACTTTGGTGCAGCTCAACTTCATAAAGTTCAACATCCTGCATGGCGTGGCAGATTTCTACGGCTCCCACCCCTGGCACTGGTACTTCAGCCAGGGCTTCGCCGTCGTCATCGGTCCccatcttcctttctttctaCATGGATGCATCCTCGCCTTCAGGAAATATAGAATCCTGCTGGCCACAGTCCTGTGGACTATTGTTGTTTACAG TTTCCTTCCTCACAAGGAGTTCAGGTTCATCTACCCTGTGCTGCCGTTCTGCATGATCTTCTGTG GAATATCTCTGGCTCATCTCAAAGCGTGGCAGCGACCAGCTGCAGCCCTCCTCATGGTGTCCAACCTGGTTCTGGCTCTGTATACGGGTCTGATACACCAGCGAGGCACTCTGGATGTCATGAGCCACCTTCAGAGGCTTTGTGAGGTCAGCAGCGACTCCGCCCGCCCGCAGTCCGATGTCTTCTTCCTCATGCCCTGCCACTCAACGCCTTTCTACAG CCACGTCCACTGTCCTCTGAAGATGAGGATCCTGGAGTGTCCTCCAGACCTCGGAGAGGACGGCTACGCTGAAGAAGCTGCACAGTTTTACAGCAATCCTCTGCTCTGGCTCCGGACTGCCTTTCCATACAAATCCTCCCTGCCAACACATCTGGTTTTGTTTGACGTTTTGGAAAAG GAGATTTCGACATTCCTGCAAGCGAATAACTTCACGAGGACAGCAGAGATATTTCACACTCACATTCCCGAGGGAAGAGTTGGaggaagcatttttatttatgaaaggcactga
- the pigb gene encoding GPI mannosyltransferase 3 isoform X2: MENLRSRLKLGSKAKDVKLRKRRSLLYSKEDGRLLNHGLLKVVVFTVVFRLVNCVLVQTSFVPDEYWQSLEVAHRMVFKYGYLTWEWKAGIRGFTFPLFFAFLYKILHLLNYDTVHLLIWLPRVFQALLAAFADVKFYLLIRTLETEDVSRWTFFCHLCSWFSWFCCTRTLTNTAETTLTCLALFYFPLSGSKTCSSKKYLSLVALAVLVRPTALVVWFPLLMWHFWQEENKLRLVTRRYIPIGILAVLISALIDCLFYEKWTLVQLNFIKFNILHGVADFYGSHPWHWYFSQGFAVVIGPHLPFFLHGCILAFRKYRILLATVLWTIVVYSFLPHKEFRFIYPVLPFCMIFCGISLAHLKAWQRPAAALLMVSNLVLALYTGLIHQRGTLDVMSHLQRLCEVSSDSARPQSDVFFLMPCHSTPFYSHVHCPLKMRILECPPDLGEDGYAEEAAQFYSNPLLWLRTAFPYKSSLPTHLVLFDVLEKEISTFLQANNFTRTAEIFHTHIPEGRVGGSIFIYERH, from the exons ATGGAGAACCTGCGCTCTCGGCTGAAGCTGGGGAGCAAAGCAAAGGATGTGAAGCTGAGGAAACGGAGGTCCCTTCTTTACTCCAAGGAGGATGGGAGACTTTTAAACCACG GTCTGCTGAAGGTGGTTGTCTTCACTGTGGTGTTCAGGCTGGTTAACTGTGTCCTGGTTCAGACCAGCTTTGTCCCTGATGAGTACTGGCAGTCCCTGGAGGTGGCCCATCGGATGGTCTTTAA GTACGGGTATCTGACGTGGGAGTGGAAAGCAGGAATCAGAGGATTCACATTTCCATTGTTCTTTGCATTCCTGTACAAAATACTACACCTTCTAAACTACGACACAGTCCATCTCCTG ATTTGGCTTCCTCGAGTATTTCAAGCTCTCCTGGCTGCGTTCGCCGATGTGAAATTCTACCTGCTCATCCGAACATTGGAAACTGAGGATGTCTCAAGATGGACG TTCTTTTGCCACCTGTGCTCCTggttctcctggttctgctgcacCAGGACTCTGACGAACACCGCTGAGACCACCCTCACCTGTTTGGCTCTGTTTTACTTCCCACTATCGGGGTCCaaaacctgcagcag TAAAAAGTACTTGTCTCTGGTGGCCTTGGCTGTGCTTGTGCGCCCGACGGCCCTGGTTGTCTGGTTTCCTCTGCTGATGTGGCATTTCTGGCAGGAGGAGAACAAACTGAGACTCGTCACTCGCCGCTACATTCCCATAGG GATTTTGGCGGTTCTTATTTCAGCACTGATCGACTGTCTGTTCTATGAAAAG TGGACTTTGGTGCAGCTCAACTTCATAAAGTTCAACATCCTGCATGGCGTGGCAGATTTCTACGGCTCCCACCCCTGGCACTGGTACTTCAGCCAGGGCTTCGCCGTCGTCATCGGTCCccatcttcctttctttctaCATGGATGCATCCTCGCCTTCAGGAAATATAGAATCCTGCTGGCCACAGTCCTGTGGACTATTGTTGTTTACAG TTTCCTTCCTCACAAGGAGTTCAGGTTCATCTACCCTGTGCTGCCGTTCTGCATGATCTTCTGTG GAATATCTCTGGCTCATCTCAAAGCGTGGCAGCGACCAGCTGCAGCCCTCCTCATGGTGTCCAACCTGGTTCTGGCTCTGTATACGGGTCTGATACACCAGCGAGGCACTCTGGATGTCATGAGCCACCTTCAGAGGCTTTGTGAGGTCAGCAGCGACTCCGCCCGCCCGCAGTCCGATGTCTTCTTCCTCATGCCCTGCCACTCAACGCCTTTCTACAG CCACGTCCACTGTCCTCTGAAGATGAGGATCCTGGAGTGTCCTCCAGACCTCGGAGAGGACGGCTACGCTGAAGAAGCTGCACAGTTTTACAGCAATCCTCTGCTCTGGCTCCGGACTGCCTTTCCATACAAATCCTCCCTGCCAACACATCTGGTTTTGTTTGACGTTTTGGAAAAG GAGATTTCGACATTCCTGCAAGCGAATAACTTCACGAGGACAGCAGAGATATTTCACACTCACATTCCCGAGGGAAGAGTTGGaggaagcatttttatttatgaaaggcactga
- the pigbos1 gene encoding protein PIGBOS1: MFRQRLPFSQLLLATVLGVAGGIYIYRPYFESRPKGLEHQNQDVPKKGDDTD; the protein is encoded by the coding sequence ATGTTTCGACAAAGGCTGCCGTTCTCACAGCTGCTCTTAGCCACGGTGCTCGGGGTCGCTGGTGGCATCTACATCTACAGACCTTATTTTGAGTCACGACCAAAGGGCCTTGAACACCAAAACCAAGATGTGCCAAAGAAAGGAGATGACACAGACTGA
- the rab27a gene encoding ras-related protein Rab-27A has protein sequence MSDGEYDYLIKFLALGDSGVGKTSFLYQYTDGKFNNKFITTVGIDFRERRVIYNSTGPDGTTGRGQKIHLQLWDTAGQERFRSLTTAFFRDAMGFLLLFDLTNEQSFLNVRNWMSQLQIHAYCENPDVVLCGNKCDLSDQRAVTQDQARELAEKYGIPYFETSAASGQYVSEAVDVLLDLIMKRMERCVDKSWIPDGTVRPNGAANPDLSEGSDRGKCAC, from the exons ATGTCTGATGGGGAATATGATTACCTCATCAAGTTCCTAGCGCTGGGTGACTCTGGTGTGGGAAAGACCAGCTTTCTGTACCAATACACAGATGGCAAGTTCAACAACAAGTTCATCACTACAGTGGGAATAGACTTCAGAGAACGGAGAGTG ATCTACAATTCAACAGGTCCAGATGGAACAACAGGCAGAGGACAGAAGATCCACCTGCAGCTGTGGGACACAGCAGGACAAGAGAG GTTCCGAAGTTTGACGACGGCTTTTTTCCGGGATGCGATGGGTTTCCTGCTCCTGTTTGATCTCACGAATGAGCAAAGTTTCCTGAACGTCAGAAACTGGATGA GTCAGCTACAGATTCATGCGTACTGTGAAAATCCAGATGTGGTTCTGTGTGGCAACAAATGTGACCTGAGTGACCAGAGAGCCGTGACCCAAGACCAGGCCCGGGAACTGGCCGAGAAGTATGG AATCCCATACTTTGAGACCAGTGCTGCAAGCGGGCAGTACGTCAGCGAGGCCGTCGACGTTCTGCTGGATCTGATCATGAAGAGGATGGAAAGGTGCGTCGACAAGTCCTGGATCCCGGACGGGACCGTGCGGCCCAACGGAGCCGCTAACCCAGACCTCTCTGAGGGGTCCGATAGAGGCAAATGTGCATGTTAG